One window of the Colletotrichum destructivum chromosome 6, complete sequence genome contains the following:
- a CDS encoding Putative non-hem dioxygenase domain, isopenicillin N synthase-like superfamily, with the protein MPSVVSPEAPPLPKWQRPEKTKYELLWADIAVIDISKFDQPGGKKQLAEDLRQAVHETGFFGLINTGFTPEEVQRQYDIGQGFFRLPVEDKARPGNTCDFAKGNYFGYRSAHDKKMQGTEVLNNVESVNIAKFIPKYQDEPFHPFFEPFRAEIEDFSRRSLELASKVFTLFSIILELPEDYFSSRHAYGSPSEDHLRYMRYHPRALADDLKVANTWSRAHTDFGSLTLLWSQDVAGLQIKTAETGEWRHVPPVDNDGAGVVCNVGDTLDFWSAGYLKSTTHRVVRPPEDQAHLLRQGLFYFVRPGDDVDIKPAPSPLLRRLGLVREDAGGDEAPPVRGLQYVRERVRDYHDHNDYADKKGQKFRVGNLEIEDEAV; encoded by the exons atgCCGTCGGTCGTTTCACCAGAGGCGCCTCCCCTGCCCAAGTGGCAACGTCCGGAAAAGACAAAGTACGAGCTCCTGTGGGCAGACATCGCTGTGATAGACATCAGCAAGTTCGACCAGCCGGGCGGGAAGAAGCAGCTGGCTGAAGACCTCCGTCAAGCA gTCCATGAGACAGGCTTCTTTGGTCTCATCAACACCGGCTTCACGCCGGAGGAGGTACAGCGACAGTATGACATTGGACAAGGCTTCTTCCGTCTTCCTGTGGAGGACAAGGCGAGGCCGGGTAACACGTGCGACTTTGCCAAGGGCAACTACTTTGGGTACAGATCG GCGCATGATAAAAAGATGCAAGGGACCGAAGTGCTCAACAATGTCGAGTCTGTGAACATCGCCAAGTTCATTCCAAAGTACCAGGACGAGCCATTCCATCCCTTCTTTGAGCCGTTCCGCGCAGAGATTGAAGATTTCTCCAGA CGCtccctcgagctcgccagcAAGGTCTTcaccctcttctccatcatcctcgagCTGCCGGAAGACTACTTCTCCTCGCGCCACGCCTACGGGTCCCCGAGCGAGGACCACCTCCGGTACATGCGCTACCACCCGcgggccctcgccgacgacctcaagGTCGCAAACACCTGGTCGCGCGCGCACACCGACTTCGGCTCGCTGACGCTCCTCTGGAGCCAGGACGTTGCCGGCCTGCAGATCAAGACGGCCGAAACGGGCGAGTGGCGTCACGTGCCGCccgtcgacaacgacggcgccggcgtcgtctgcaACGTCGGCGACACGCTCGACTTCTGGTCCGCGGGCTACCTCAAGTCGACGACGCACCGCGTCGTGCGGCCGCCCGAGGACCAGGCCCACCTGCTTCGCCAGGGCCTGTTCTACTTCGTGcggcccggcgacgacgtcgacatcaagccggcgccgtcgccgctgctgaGGCGGCTCGGCCTGGTGCGggaggacgccggcggcgacgaggcgccgccggtcAGGGGCCTGCAGTACGTGCGGGAACGGGTGAGGGACTACCACGACCACAACGACTACGCGGACAAGAAGGGCCAGAAGTTCAGGGTCGGCAACCTGGAGATTGAAGACGAGGCCGTTTGA
- a CDS encoding Putative major facilitator superfamily, MFS transporter superfamily, with protein sequence MGHRTTSQGVMSSLAEEKPLLKAAHRKIDKRLLVWYSFVYLIMRIHVSNISNAAIINLEQGTGIRRQLGDLSSSQWAWALSIFYYPYMFFEPLATLALKRFSPSVWMSRIMVTWGIISMCQGATQDYAGILACRFFLGLAEAGFYPGVLYHLSFWYPTQKLPLRILFILEGIPAILCGIYTFFFLPNYPETVTFLTESEREAVMADLPEQAPNMNAKTFNLQQVKELFRNPTFIPFLMIWITHGIGGWGISFVLPTVIYELGISNTAISQVMTMPPFTLVFVILLSLAFLVHTRRLSPWVAGLGLEAAQIVCYVLLITVKHPIAKYVFVMIATAASQSFFAIIWPERIRAAKGTTTAGLAIGLTNASCQLMGIVGPQIYQPKFGPTYRVSYSCSIGLLCGTLLAVSSAWFLVARQDRAEGVRGSGTGGSDTETGVNIGEEGRESKG encoded by the exons ATGGGCCATCGGACAACATCACAAGGCGTCATGTCCTCGCTCGCGGAAGAGAAGCCGCTGCTGAAGGCGGCTCACCGAAAGATCGACAAACGGCTGCTCGTGTGGTACTCCTTCGTCTACCTCATCATGCGCATCCACGTCAGCAACATCagcaacgccgccatcatcaatCTCGAACAGGGCACCGGCATCCGCAGACAGCTCGGGGACCTCTCCAGCTCGCAGTGGGCCTGGGCTCTGAGCATCTTCTACTACCCCTACATGTTCTTCGAGCCGCTGGCGACGCTGGCGCTCAAGAGGTTCTCGCCCTCGGTCTGGATGAGCCGCATCATGGTCACCTGG ggcatcatcTCCATGTGCCAGGGCGCGACCCAGGACTATGCCGGCATACTTGCGTGCCGCTTCTTCCTaggcctcgccgaggcgggcTTCTACCCGGGCGTGTTGTACCATCTCAGCTTCTGGTATCCGACCCAGAAGCTTCCGCTCAGAATC TTGTTCATCCTCGAAGGCATTCCGGCAATCCTGTGTGGAATCTACACATTCTTCTTCCTGCCCAACT ACCCCGAGACAGTCACGTTTCTCACAGAGTCCGAAAGGGAGGCTGTCATGGCCGACCTCCCGGAGCAAGCCCCCAATATGAACGCCAAGACCTTCAACCTCCAGCAGGTCAAGGAGCTCTTCCGTAACCCGACCTTCATCCCGTTCCTGATGATCTGGATCACGCATGGCATCGGTGGATGGGGCATCTCTTTTGTCTTGCCGACAGTCATCTACGAGCTGGGCATCTCCAACACGGCAATCTCGCAGGTCATGACGATG CCGCCCTTCACTCTCGTTTTTGTCATCCTTTTGTCGCTCGCATTCCTCGTCCACACCCGGCGACTGAGCCCATGGGTCGCTGGACTGGGTCTGGAGGCCGCCCAGATCGTTTGCTACGTGCTTCTCATCACGGTCAAGCACCCCATCGCGAA ATACGTCTTTGTCATGATTGCAACAGCCGCATCGCAGAGTTTCTTTGCCATCATTTGGCCGG AGCGTATCAGGGCAGCAAAGGGAACGACAACTGCTGGCCTTGCCATTGGACTCACGAAC GCCTCATGCCAACTCATGGGCATCGTA GGCCCCCAGATATACCAACCAAAGTTCGGACCGACTTATCGCGTGAGCTATTCTTGCTCCATCGGGCTGCTCTGCGGGACGCTGCTGGCCGTCTCCAGCGCTTGGTTTCTCGTTGCCCGGCAGGATCGCGCCGAGGGAGTCCGGGGGAGCGGAACGGGAGGATCGGACACAGAAACCGGGGTTAACATaggggaggagggacgggAATCCAAAGGTTGA
- a CDS encoding Putative FAD/NAD(P)-binding domain, FAD/NAD(P)-binding domain superfamily gives MKFSLSSLVLSAASSLVLATPIDNTFVYDAVIIGGGPAGLSVASALGRVRRNALLIDSGEYRNAPTRHMHDVIGFDGVTPAWYRYAAREQISHYKTVTLTNGTVTKIAGSDAENFLVTTNCADNSVKTVRTRKIVLATGLKDNLPETPGIWENWGKGIYWCPWCDGHEHADQSLGLLAASFSDLPSLVREILTLNTDLVAFANGTDTEAARAETEAKNPKFQEFLDLHKVPVENRTITAITRLRNADDDPKADPSLPTAPERDLFSVEFTEGDPIQRAAFLISFPDEQRSTIGAETGVQLWGGRLAAESSKGHVTNVPGIYAVGDANSDNSTNVPHALFSGKRAAVSLHVRLAKEDQAKETGVNVTALRRELELDERSVWEAANGQPGEILYAGEFDQ, from the exons ATGAAGTTCTCCCTCAGCTCTCTCGTGCTGTCGGCAGCGTCGAGCCTGGTGCTCGCCACGCCCATCGACAACACCTTCGTCtacgacgccgtcatcatcggaGGCGGTCCCGCAGGACTTAGCGTTGCGagcgccctcggccgcgtgCGCCGCAACGCCCTGCTCATCGACTCCGGAGAGTACCGCAATGCGCCCACGAGACACATGCACGATGTCATCGGCTTCGATG GCGTCACCCCGGCCTGGTACCGCTACGCGGCCCGCGAGCAGATCTCTCACTACAAGACCGTCACCCTGACCAACGGAACCGTCACCAAgatcgccggcagcgacgccgagaacTTCCTCGTCACGACCAACTGCGCCGACAACTCGGTCAAGACGGTGCGCACGCGCAAgatcgtcctcgccaccggCCTGAAGGACAACCTGCCCGAGACGCCCGGTATCTGGGAGAACTGGGGCAAGGGCATCTACTGG TGCCCCTGGTGTGACGGCCACGAGCACGCCGACCAGTCCCTTGGTCTGCTGGCGGCCTCCTTCAGcgacctcccctccctcgtccgCGAGATCCTGACCCTCAACaccgacctcgtcgccttcgccaacggcaccgacaccgaggccgcccgcgccgagaccgaggccaagaacCCCAAGTTTCAGGAGTTCCTCGACCTGCACAAGGTCCCGGTCGAGAACCgcaccatcaccgccatcacCCGCCTCcgcaacgccgacgacgaccccaAGGCCGACCCGtcgctgccgacggcgcccgaGCGCGACCTCTTCTCGGTCGAGTTCACCGAGGGCGACCCCATCCAGCGCGCCGCCTTCCTCATCAGCTTCCCCGACGAGCAGCGCAGCaccatcggcgccgagaccGGCGTCCAGCTCTGGGGCGGCCGGCTGGCGGCCGAGTCGTCCAAGGGCCACGTCACCAACGTCCCGGGCATCtacgccgtcggcgatgccAACTCGGACAACAGCACCAACGTGCCGCACGCCCTCTTCAGCGGCAAGCGGGCGGCCGTCTCCCTGCATG TGAGACTTGCCAAGGAGgaccaggccaaggagaCTGGCGTCAACGTCACCGCCCTCCGGAgagagctggagctggacgagCGCTCCGTCTGGGAGgccgccaacggccagcCCGGTGAGATTCTGTACGCCGGCGAGTTTGACCAGTAA